The following coding sequences are from one Nicotiana tomentosiformis chromosome 3, ASM39032v3, whole genome shotgun sequence window:
- the LOC104093180 gene encoding bidirectional sugar transporter SWEET11-like isoform X3, translated as MAISGHWAFAFGVLGNIVSFIVFLSPLPTFYKIYKKKSTEGYQSIPYVIALFSSMLWIYYAFLKTNTTLLITINSFGVFIETIYVGFYLFYAPKKARVQTVKMLLLTVVAGFGAIILIAQFLFKGVARGQVVGWVCLVFSLCVFVAPLCIVRKVIKTKSVEFMPLLLSVFLTLSAVMWFFYGLLLKDINIAAPNILGLIFGILQIVLYVIYNKKEKHILKEQNLPELQNHVIILDDNKKLPELTEEHKIDILKLGKLVSSLHENACAAAKEEKLPKLQTVQA; from the exons ATGGCTATTTCTGGCCACTGGGCATTTGCTTTTGGTGTCCTTG GAAATATTGTCTCGTTTATAGTTTTTCTCTCTCCACT CCCTACATTTTATAAAATTTACAAGAAGAAATCAACAGAAGGCTATCAATCAATTCCGTATGTGATTGCTCTATTCAGTTCCATGCTTTGGATATACTATGCATTTCTCAAGACCAACACAACCCTTCTCATCACTATAAACTCCTTTGGGGTCTTCATTGAAACTATCTACGTTGGCTTTTACCTTTTCTACGCACCAAAGAAAGCCAGG GTCCAAACAGTGAAGATGCTTCTTTTAACAGTGGTTGCTGGATTTGGTGCAATTATCCTCATTGCTCAGTTTCTATTCAAAGGTGTCGCTCGTGGGCAAGTGGTTGGATGGGTTTGCCTTGTTTTTTCCTTATGCGTGTTTGTAGCACCATTATGTATAGTG AGAAAAGTAATAAAAACAAAGAGTGTGGAATTCATGCCATTACTCCTATCAGTATTTCTCACATTAAGTGCTGTAATGTGGTTCTTCTACGGTCTTCTACTTAAAGACATTAACATTGCT GCTCCAAACATATTAGGATTAATCTTTGGTATTCTTCAAATTGTGCTCTATGTAATATACAACAAGAAAGAGAAGCACATCCTTAAGGAGCAGAATCTTCCCGAGCTACAAAATCATGTCATAATCTTGGATGATAACAAGAAGCTTCCAGAACTAACTGAAGAACATAAAATTGACATTCTGAAACTTGGTAAATTGGTTTCAAGTTTGCATGAAAATGCATGTGCAGCAGCTAAAGAAGAGAAGCTGCCCAAGCTGCAAACTGTGCAGGCCTAA